GCTCACGCTACGGACAGATTGCCGTCTGGGGGCTTCTGGCTTTCAGCATCTTTTTTCTGGGAACAGTGTGGTGGGCCGACGGGTTCGTCCAGATGCTCGCAGCGGTTCCATTTCCTCTGGGTATCGTCTATTTCACCTGGTGGATTTGGACTTGGCCCGCGGTAATTGTCGACGAGCGTGGGATCGCGGTGCGCAATCAGGTGCGGACAGCTGACGTTTCCTGGTCGTCGTTCGCTAGGGCGGAGGCCCGGTGGGGGCTTTACGTCTACGCAACACCCACCGCCGACCCGGCCGCGACCCCGTCCCCCACAGACACCGCGACCCCGTCCTCCACAGACACCGCGACCCCGTCCCCGACCGAGGTCACCGCTGGCGGGCGCCTCACTATCGGAGCAGTCGATCCCATCAACCTTGACCCGGATGACCTTGCAAGCAAGAAGGCGATCTACGCCTCTGCAGTCCCAGCGCGCGGGGGTTTCAAGACTGCGACCAGTAAGGAGGCCCCACCTACCCCGCCTCTCAACCTGGGAAAACGGAACAGGGTGGTTCTTCGCGTCACGCCGATGGTTGCTGCACGCATTCTGGACGAAGAGAAGTTCTACCTAGAGAACCCAAGCAAGCGGCCAGAGAGTCATACTGCTCGGGAACCGCTTGCTGACCCCGGGGCCGAGTACCAGGGTCTGCGCTACAGGTACAACTTCCTACAGATTGGTGTTTTTGTGGCATTTGCGGCCTTCTGGATCTGGCGCATTCTCTTCTAGCAACCCAGCGAAGCACCCAGAGCGCATTCCCGAACGTCCAGCACCCAGAGCGCATTCCCGAACGTCCAGCACCCAGAGCGCATTCCCGAACGTCCAGCACCCAGAGCGCATTCCCTTGCATCCGGCCGTGCGACCCGCTCTACTCGCCAGATTCAGTCAGATTTTACCTGGCGTCCTGAAATGTATGCGTGGGGGCGAAATGTGCGCGCGGGGTATATACCCCAGATATACATTTGGCCCCCACGCACACATCTCACGGAGCACCCCTCGACGCGGCCGAGGAGCCGCGGGAGGAGGCTCCCCAACCACCGATAGACCACAGTTCGAGGCGGCTGCGCGGCTGAGGTACTGCAGTCCTGTTCAAGCCTAAGGTTGCCGCAGTCTCCTAAGGTTGCCGCCGATCTTGCGAATTACGGGCAACCTTACGCGACCGCGGCAACCTTACGTGACTGCGGCAACCTTAGGCCGGGGGTGGGGGCTGCGGTCCTGCCGGTGGGTGTTGGCCGGTGGGCGTTGACCGGTGGGCAGGGGTGCGGGCTGCAGTCCTGCCGGTGGGCGTTGGCCGGTGGGCGTTGGTCGGTGGGCAGGGGCGGGGGGCCGCAGTCCTGCCGGTGGGCGGGGGTGGTGGGCGGGGGTGGGGGCGAGACCCGCGCCCGCGGGGTCGGCGCGGCGGCGGCGGGTGCCACAGTGCCGGGCACGCGGGCAGCAAAACGCCCCAGGGCGTTCACAAGAACGATCCCCGGGGCGCTTGGTGCTTATTTACTGCTTACTTCAGGAAGCCTACGTTTTCACCCTGAACCGAAGACATGCCGAAGGCGCCGTAGTTGGCCAAGTTGGCCGGAACTGCGGTCATCTCCATGCGACGGTACAGCGGCAGAACCATGGTGTTCTCCCAGATGATGGCGTCAACTTCGTTGGCCATCTTGAGGCGCTCTGCGTGATCGGGCTCAACCGCGATCTTCGCCGACAACTCATCAATCCGCTCATCGCAAACGCGAGCGTAGTTCTGACCCTCAGGTGCGAACTGCTTGCACGAGTAGATCTGGTTGATGTTCGCCATTGGGTACGGGGTACCCTGCCATGCGAATGTGGTGGTACCGAAGGAACCAGCAAGAACCTCATCGAAGAAGGTTGCCGACTCAACGTTGCGGATGTTTACCTGAACGCCGATTTCCTTCAGCTGTGCCTGCATCAGCTCACCCTCATTCTTCGAGGTGGGGATGTCGGGCATCATCATGTATTCGAATGCGAGGGTTTCGCCATCCTTGGTGCGGTATTCCGCGCCATCTTCCAGGACCCAACCCTGCTCATCCAGTTCCTTCGCTGCGCGCTCAGGATCGTAGGAGTAGTCCACTCCATTGTCCTCATAGCCTTCCTGACCCGGCATGAAGAAGTGGTTGCCGAGGACGAGGTCAACGGGAACCAGATCCGGGATACCTGCAAGGTCAGACTCAGTGATGGCAACACGGTCAATACCGCGAACCAGGGTTGCACGCAGATCCTTGTCCTGGAGTACGCCTGACTCACCATTGAAGGTGACGTGACGCCACTGCAGGCCACCGGCGCGACGGATTTCGCCATCGGCGCGGGTTGCGGCCTCAAGGTATTCCTGAGCGGAAATGATGCCGGTCAGAACGTCGATCTCACTGCCAGCAAAGGCGGTGCCGTTTGCCGAAGGATCCATGACACGGAATGACAGGGAGTCAAGCATTGGCTCTTCGCCCCACCATGCGGGATTTGGCTCAAGGCTGATGACCTGCTGTGCAACGTCAACGCCCGAGACCTGGTAGGGACCAGCCAGCCAGTCGTTGTTGGGCTCGTTCCAACCCTCATTGAAGGTCTCTGGATCTGAAACACCCGCGGCGGGATATACCGTCGAAAGTGCTGCCGACCAGTCAGGGAAAACATCCTTGTAGGTAACAACTACTTCGAACTCATCGGCGCCCTGCTCAACAGAGGTGATGTGATCGAATCCGTCGGTTGAAGCGCACAGGAAGTCTGAATTCTCACCGTTACAAGCGTTCCAGGTGGCCTGGTAGTCGGCAACGGAAATCGGGGTTCCATCTCCCCAAACAGCGTTCTTGTTGAGGTGGAGGGTAACGACCTGGGGCGTATCTGCGCCGTCGCCATCCTGCACGTCAAAGCTCTCGACATAGTTGGGGTTGACATCAAAGGTGCCATCGCCCTGGTAGATCCAGTTGGCGGGTGCGATGAAGGTTGCCATCGTCGAGGCCAAGTCAACCTTGTTGCCGTTCACGTTCATGGTGTTCCATGACGTGGGCATCGAGCTAATTGCAAAGCGGAGCTGGCCGCCCTTTTCGAGATCAGCGCGGTCGTGAGCGTTGAT
This genomic stretch from Schaalia sp. JY-X169 harbors:
- a CDS encoding PH domain-containing protein yields the protein MNYQLVFRSRYGQIAVWGLLAFSIFFLGTVWWADGFVQMLAAVPFPLGIVYFTWWIWTWPAVIVDERGIAVRNQVRTADVSWSSFARAEARWGLYVYATPTADPAATPSPTDTATPSSTDTATPSPTEVTAGGRLTIGAVDPINLDPDDLASKKAIYASAVPARGGFKTATSKEAPPTPPLNLGKRNRVVLRVTPMVAARILDEEKFYLENPSKRPESHTAREPLADPGAEYQGLRYRYNFLQIGVFVAFAAFWIWRILF
- a CDS encoding ABC transporter family substrate-binding protein; amino-acid sequence: MRRSMRVFAATAAVLALGLAGCSSGTSGDQSGNNEGAAEGATDAVPASAINAHDRADLEKGGQLRFAISSMPTSWNTMNVNGNKVDLASTMATFIAPANWIYQGDGTFDVNPNYVESFDVQDGDGADTPQVVTLHLNKNAVWGDGTPISVADYQATWNACNGENSDFLCASTDGFDHITSVEQGADEFEVVVTYKDVFPDWSAALSTVYPAAGVSDPETFNEGWNEPNNDWLAGPYQVSGVDVAQQVISLEPNPAWWGEEPMLDSLSFRVMDPSANGTAFAGSEIDVLTGIISAQEYLEAATRADGEIRRAGGLQWRHVTFNGESGVLQDKDLRATLVRGIDRVAITESDLAGIPDLVPVDLVLGNHFFMPGQEGYEDNGVDYSYDPERAAKELDEQGWVLEDGAEYRTKDGETLAFEYMMMPDIPTSKNEGELMQAQLKEIGVQVNIRNVESATFFDEVLAGSFGTTTFAWQGTPYPMANINQIYSCKQFAPEGQNYARVCDERIDELSAKIAVEPDHAERLKMANEVDAIIWENTMVLPLYRRMEMTAVPANLANYGAFGMSSVQGENVGFLK